A window of Primulina tabacum isolate GXHZ01 chromosome 4, ASM2559414v2, whole genome shotgun sequence contains these coding sequences:
- the LOC142541698 gene encoding MLP-like protein 423, with protein sequence MMASTFSVEVEMKCNPEKVWDWVYNFTICAAREFPQVFTGIEVLEGDGNNAGTVRLVKYPQGSPIVNLAEKLEVVDEENKTINYTFVGGDVLNFYKWFNGTVAVNPLKGDGTLLKYYGKFQRVNEENPIPESIEEFLNFGLRALDNHLFKQK encoded by the exons ATGATGGCATCCACGTTTTCTGTAGAAGTAGAAATGAAATGTAATCCAGAAAAGGTATGGGATTGGGTGTACAATTTCACCATTTGTGCTGCAAGGGAGTTCCCCCAAGTGTTCACGGGCATTGAGGTGCTCGAAGGGGATGGGAACAACGCAGGCACCGTGCGTTTGGTCAAATATCCACAAG GATCGCCGATAGTGAATCTCGCAGAGAAGCTGGAAGTAGTAGATGAAGagaataaaacaataaattacaCGTTTGTTGGTGGGGATGTCCTCAATTTCTACAAGTGGTTCAATGGCACTGTAGCTGTGAATCCCTTGAAGGGCGATGGAACCCTGCTGAAATATTATGGCAAATTTCAAAGGGTGAACGAAGAAAATCCAATTCCAGAAAGCATCGAGGAATTCCTCAATTTTGGATTACGTGCTTTGGATAATCATCTTTTCaagcaaaaataa